In Chryseobacterium salivictor, the DNA window TTTAAAAATGTCTTCCACGTTGTAGAAAACGGAGTTGCCGGAACTGCGATGCAGGCATGGGGCAAAAATGGTGTACTTACCGGTTTCGACATTCAAAATGTTGCAGCCTATGTTTACCATATCAACCAGGAACAACCTCCTATTACGGCATCAGAAGGTGGGGCAGCTCCGCAGGGAACTCCTGCTAACTGGGAAAAATAAGAACTAAAAACAAAATTACTATGAAAACATAATTCGTTATCTTTAACAAAAGAAGGTAACGGATTATGTTTTTTTAATTTAAGAAAGAAATGTCAGAAGATAACAATTTCAAAGGCGGACAAGGACAGGTAGTTGAAGCCGAAACTTTCAGAGATTCCGTGGGTACCATGGAACAGTCTGGAAAACGGAAATGGGTCTTTCCCAGAAAACCACAGGGCAGATACACCAACTACAGAACACTGGTGGCCTATTTTTTACTTGCCCTTTTTTTTGCGCTTCCGTTCATTAAAATTAATGGAAATCCTTTTTTACTTTTAAATATTCTCGACCGTAAATTTTTTATTCTCGGTCAACCCTTTTTCCTGCAGGATTTTTTCATTCTTGCCCTCGGAGCAATTACCTCGATAGTATTTATTATTCTTTTTACGGTAGTTTTCGGAAGAATTTTTTGTGGCTGGGTTTGTCCGCAAACCATTTTCCTGGAAATGATTTTCCGTAAAATAGATTATCTTGTCGAGGGTGACCGCAACAAGCAGATGAAATTAGACCGGCAGGAATGGAATGCCGAAAAAATCGGTAAACGTGCATTGAAATATTTTATATTTCTGATAATATCTTTAATTATCACCCACTGGATGTACATGTACATCGTTGGTTATAAAGAAGTTTTCAACATCATGCAGCAAGGCCCTTTCGCGAACTTCTCAAGCTTTTTAGTAATGATCATCTTTACCGCCGCGTTCTACTTTACCTTTGCCTGGTTCAGAGAGCAGGTGTGTACATTGGTTTGTCCATATGGAAGATTGCAGGGGGTATTAATCGATAAACAAACCATTAATGTTTACTACGATTTCAAAAGAGGAGAAAACCGCTCAAAATGGAGAAAAGGCGAAGACCGTTCCGCAGAAGGAAAAGGAGACTGTATCGACTGTAACCAATGTGTCGTAGTTTGCCCAACCGGCATCGACATCAGAGATGGTCAGCAATTAGAATGCGTCAACTGTACTGCCTGCATCGATGCCTGCGACGAGGTAATGGTAAAAGTGGGTCTTCCAAAAGGTCTTATCCGGTATGCAACTGAAGATGAGATCGAAAAAGAAGTTCCTTTCAAATTCACCAACAGAATGAAAGCGTATACGGCTGTTTTATTATTAATGGTGGGTTTCTTAGGGTTTCTGTTAAGTAACAGAGGTTCACTGGAAGCTAAGTTCATCAAACCTGCAGGATCTACATTCTTTGTCAGAGACGGTAATATTACCAACATCTACAATTATACTTTCCTGAATAAATCTACAAAAGATCAAATGGTGACCATCAAAGTAATCGAACCGCAACACGGTAAAATTACACTGAGTGGTGAGGAGAAAATTCTTCTTAAAAAAGATCAAATAACAAAAGGTACAGTGAACTTAAGTTTTCCTGAAAATGAAATAAAACTGTCGAAACAAAAAGTGAAAATCGGCGTTTACGATCCATCAGGAAAATTACTCGACTCTTTCGAAACCAGTTTCGAAGGACCATTTAAAATTCAATTCTAATTAAAAATATGTTTAAAAAGTTAACGTGGGCACACGGCGTAATTATCGCATTAGGTTCATTTATAGCATTTATTTTGTTTATGGTTTTTGGGTTTACCTATGGCCAGCAAACCTCCGAGTTAGTTTCAAATGACTACTACGGTGACGAACTGCTTTATCAGGAAGTAATCGATGCTAAAAGAAATGCAGAACATCTGGCTGAAATTCCAAAATACCAGGAAATGGCGGCAGGAATGAAAATCACTTTCCCAACCGAAATCGTGCCGGAAAATAAAAATGTAAAATTTGAACTTTTCCGCACCGACGATGCCAATCTGGACGTGAAAAAAGAAATTAATTTAGATACCAACAATGAAATTCTTGTCCCAAAACAGGTCATATCAAAAGGTTCATACACTCTAAAAATAAAATGGTCTCATGATAAAAAACCTTATCAGGTAGACTACGACGTTTTATGGAAATAGCACTTATCATTTCTGCACTTGGGTTGGGATTTGCGTCGGGCTTTCACTGTATTGGAATGTGTGGTCCCATTGCTTTATCGCTGGGACTTACCAAAAAACAGGCAACTAATTTCTATCTCCAAAATTTAACGTATCAGTTTGGAAGGATCATCACCTACTCTATTTTAGGAGCGATTTTAGGAATTATCGGGCAAGGTTTTGAAATGGCCGGATTTCAACAATACCTGACTATTGGTGTCGGGATCCTGTTAATCCTGATGGCGGTATTTTCTTTCGGAGGGAAAGATTTCGCCTCAAAAATTCCTTTTCTGACTACTTCATTATTAAAAGTTAAATTAAATTTATCTAAACTCCTTCAAAAAGCGGACTACCGCTCAAGATTTGCAACCGGACTTCTCAATGGACTTCTGCCTTGCGGTATGGTTTATATGGCATTAACTGCGAGTTTGGTCTCAGGTGGAATTTGGCAAAGTGCATTATTTATGGGACTTTTCGGATTAGGAACATTGCCATTTATGTTTATGGTAGTACTGCTGGGGAATTTGATGACTACCGCTTTCCGAATTAAAATTCTAAAATTCGTTCCTGTGATGATGATTGTTTTAGGAGGTCTTTTTATTCTTCGCGGTATGGAAGTCGGCATTCCTTATCTTTCTCCAAAAAAAGAAGCAATGCAGGTCATCCACAATGATTCTCCTGACCATTTGAAAGGAAACCATGAAAGCTGTCATTAATATTTTTGAGAAACTCTATAAAGTTTAAAATAACACTTACAGCCGATTTTAAAAAATAAAAAACCATCGGAATTCCGATGGTTTTTAGTTATTGTAAAGATTT includes these proteins:
- a CDS encoding FixH family protein; amino-acid sequence: MFKKLTWAHGVIIALGSFIAFILFMVFGFTYGQQTSELVSNDYYGDELLYQEVIDAKRNAEHLAEIPKYQEMAAGMKITFPTEIVPENKNVKFELFRTDDANLDVKKEINLDTNNEILVPKQVISKGSYTLKIKWSHDKKPYQVDYDVLWK
- a CDS encoding sulfite exporter TauE/SafE family protein, which codes for MEIALIISALGLGFASGFHCIGMCGPIALSLGLTKKQATNFYLQNLTYQFGRIITYSILGAILGIIGQGFEMAGFQQYLTIGVGILLILMAVFSFGGKDFASKIPFLTTSLLKVKLNLSKLLQKADYRSRFATGLLNGLLPCGMVYMALTASLVSGGIWQSALFMGLFGLGTLPFMFMVVLLGNLMTTAFRIKILKFVPVMMIVLGGLFILRGMEVGIPYLSPKKEAMQVIHNDSPDHLKGNHESCH
- the ccoG gene encoding cytochrome c oxidase accessory protein CcoG; this translates as MSEDNNFKGGQGQVVEAETFRDSVGTMEQSGKRKWVFPRKPQGRYTNYRTLVAYFLLALFFALPFIKINGNPFLLLNILDRKFFILGQPFFLQDFFILALGAITSIVFIILFTVVFGRIFCGWVCPQTIFLEMIFRKIDYLVEGDRNKQMKLDRQEWNAEKIGKRALKYFIFLIISLIITHWMYMYIVGYKEVFNIMQQGPFANFSSFLVMIIFTAAFYFTFAWFREQVCTLVCPYGRLQGVLIDKQTINVYYDFKRGENRSKWRKGEDRSAEGKGDCIDCNQCVVVCPTGIDIRDGQQLECVNCTACIDACDEVMVKVGLPKGLIRYATEDEIEKEVPFKFTNRMKAYTAVLLLMVGFLGFLLSNRGSLEAKFIKPAGSTFFVRDGNITNIYNYTFLNKSTKDQMVTIKVIEPQHGKITLSGEEKILLKKDQITKGTVNLSFPENEIKLSKQKVKIGVYDPSGKLLDSFETSFEGPFKIQF